GGACGCGACGCAGGGCAACAATGCCGCGAAGCCACTCTACGAAATCGGGCAGCTCAAGGCACGGGCGCGGTTGGCGGCCGCCGGCGGTAGGCGACACGAGGCGATTGCGCTGCTGACGCAAGCCGTCAGTCAGGAAGACAAGCTCGCCTATAACGAGCCCAACGACATCATTTTCCCGACCCGGCCAATGCTCGGGAACGCGCTGATGGCGGCGGGCAAGGCGGCCGAAGCGGAAGCGGTGTTCCGCGACGACCTCAAGCGTCACCCGAACAATGGCTGGGCCTATCTCGGCCTGAGCCAGGCGCTCGCCGCGCAGAATGAGGGCGCCGAGGCCGCCGAAGCGCGCGTGCAGTTCGAGAAAGCGTGGGGCAAGGCCGACGTGAAGCTGGCGACCGCGGCGTTCTAGTCATCCAGGGAATCGGTCAAGGCGAGCGCGTCGCGCGCTCCCGCAGAGGACGCCATTTTGTCGAAGATGCACCTATTATCTGCGGGAGCATGCGATCGAAGCTGTTGCGCGTTGTCGGCGAGCGATCCACGTAGGAGGAGCGCTAGAACACCGGGAGCCGTGCAGCCGTCGCCCGGGACTGCGGCCCTCTCCGTGATTGCGGGATCGGCAGCCACACGCCCGACCCCTGGCGCATGAGCGCTTGGTCGGCGTCATCCGTGAACCAGCTAAGGTTTCGCGGTTCGCTGGCAAGCTTCGCTGACGTCCCGCTTTGAGATTGCCGAGGAAGGTCCTGACAGCCAGTTGATGAAGTTGGAGTTGCGGGGGCAGCCGCACCCTGCAGTACAGCGAGCTTGTCGCCAAGTGCGCCGGGTTGCGACAGGGATTCTCTCACCAGCTCGTGCCAGTCGCACAGCTTCGCTGGTGAGTGATCGTCTTCGGAAGCTTGGCGGAAAGCGGGAGCCGTCGGGTACGGTGTCCCGCAACCGCTCCTAGGTCGAAAGGCAATGAGGCCGGCGGAAAGAGCTGTTGATCTCCGCCACCGCCAAGCGCGCCGCGTGGTGTTGCAGTCTGGTGCCTTAGGACGGAACCTGGTTCGCGATCCGCCCTGGGATGCTCCAGGCGGCGGTCCCGCTTTCACGGGCAGAGTCACCCAGCGCTGACGAAGCTGTCGAGGACCTTCTTCCGGCCAGCATGCTCGAAGTCGATTTCCAATTTGTTGCCTTCGATCGCGGCGATGATGCCGTAGCCGAACTTGCCGTGGAACACGCGCTGGCCGAGCTCGAGATCGGTGCGGCCTTGGTTACCTAGTGACACCGCCGAGGCGCGCGCTTCGATGATGCGCTGCGGCTCGGGATTGAAGTTCCCGCGGCTGGCGCGTTGCCAGCCGGGGCCCCGGGTGCTGGCGCGCATGGTCTGGGCGGGGCCGAGGTGGGCGAAGGGATCGGCGCGTTCGGACCATTGCGCGCGCCACAGGCTCTCGCCGCCTGACATTGTCGTCTCTTCCTCGATATGCGGCTTGGGCAGCTCCGCCAGGAAGCGGCTGGGGATGCTGCTTGTCCACTGGCCGTAGATGCGGCGATTGGCGGCATGGAAGATGGTCGCGCGGCGGCGGGCGCGGGTAATCGCGACATAGGCAAGGCGGCGCTCTTCCTCGAGGCTGGCGAGGCCGCCCTCATCGAGCGCTCGCTGCGACGGGAACACGCCTTCTTCCCAGCCGGCGAGATAGACGATGTCGAACTCCAGTCCCTTGGCGGCGTGGATGGTCATGATCGTCACGCGATCGCCCTGCCGCGCTTCGTCATTGTCCATGACGAGGCTGACGTGCTCGAGGAATGCCTGGAGCGTCTCATATTCTTCCATCGCGCGCGTGAGTTCGGCGAGGTTTTCGAGGCGGCCGGCACTTTCGGCCGAGCGGTCGGCTTGGAGCATGGCGGTGTAGCCGCTCTCGTCGAGCAGGATCCGCGCGAGCTCGGGATGTGACAGGGTGGTCGCCATCTCGCGCCAGCGGGCAATGTCGGCGACGAAGTTGGTGAGGCTGCGGCGGGCCTGCGGGGTCAGCTCGTCGGTCCCGACGATCGACGCGGCGGCGATGAGCAGTGGCTGCTGCGTCGCGCGGGCGTGGCGGTGGATGGCGGCGATCGCCTTGTCGCCGAGGCCCCGTTTGGGCGTGTTGACGATGCGTTCGAAGGCGAGGTCGTCGGCGGGCTGCGTGACGAGGCGGAGATAGGCGATGGCATCGCGGATCTCGGCGCGCTCATAGAAGCGGAAGCCGCCGATGATCTGATAATTGAGACCGATCCCGATAAATCGCTCTTCGAACTCGCGCGTCTGGAACTGCGCGCGGACAAGGATGGCGACGTCGTCGAGCGAGCCGCCACGGATCTGGTGGGATTCGATTTCCTCGCCGACGCGGCGCGCTTCCTCCGGCCCGTCCCACACGCCGATAACGCGCACCTTCTCGCCATCGCCCGCGTCAGTCCAAAGCGACTTGCCCAGGCGGCCGGCATTGTGCGCGATCAGGCCGTCGGCAGCAGACAGGATGTGCGACGTCGAGCGGTAATTCTGCTCCAGCCGGATGATTTTCGCGCCCGGAAAGTCCTTCTCGAAGCGGAGGATGTTAGCGACCTCCGCCCCGCGCCAGGAATAGATCGACTGGTCGTCGTCGCCGACGCAGCAGACGTTGCGGCGCGGCTCGGCAAGCAGGCGCAGCCACTCGTACTGGCCGCTGTTGGTGTCCTGATATTCGTCGACGAGAAGATAGCGGAATCGGTCGCGATAGTCCTCGAGCACGTCGGCATGCGTGCGGAAGATCACCAGCATGTGGAGCAAGAGGTCTCCGAAATCGCAGGCGTTTAGCGTGCGCAGCCGCTCTTGATATTGCGCGTAAAGCTCGGCGCCGCGGCCAGCGGCGAATGCCTCGGACTCGCCCGCGTCGACCTGCTTCGGCGTCCAGCCGCGATTCTTCCAGCGGTCGATTAGGGAAGCGAGTTGCCGCGTCGGCCAGCGCTTCTCGTCGAGGTCGGCGGCCTGGATCAGTTGCTTGAGCACACGAAGCTGGTCGTCGGTGTCGAGGATGGTGAAATTGGAATGCAAGCCCACCAGCTCCGCATTCATGCGCAGCATCTTCGCCGCGACCGAGTGAAAGGTGCCGAGCCAGGGCATGCCTTCAAGCGCACCGCCCGACAGCTTGCCGACCCGCTCGCGCATCTCGCGCGCGGCCTTGTTGGTGAAGGTCACGGCGAGGATCTGGCTCGGCCAAGCCAGCCTCGTCGCGATGATGTGGGCGAGCCGCGCGGTCAGCGCCGCGGTCTTGCCCGTGCCGGCGCCGGCAAGCACGAGCACCGGTCCCTCAGTCGACAGGACGGCGTCCCGCTGGGGCGGGTTCAAGCCCTGCAGATAGCCGGGCTCGGCAGTTGGAACAGGCGATTCAGGCACGGGTCCGAGGTAGGGAAAGGAGAACGGATCGGCAACCTGATGGGCGATTCCAAAAGGGTTCCG
This portion of the Sphingomonas limnosediminicola genome encodes:
- a CDS encoding ATP-dependent helicase, which codes for MPESPVPTAEPGYLQGLNPPQRDAVLSTEGPVLVLAGAGTGKTAALTARLAHIIATRLAWPSQILAVTFTNKAAREMRERVGKLSGGALEGMPWLGTFHSVAAKMLRMNAELVGLHSNFTILDTDDQLRVLKQLIQAADLDEKRWPTRQLASLIDRWKNRGWTPKQVDAGESEAFAAGRGAELYAQYQERLRTLNACDFGDLLLHMLVIFRTHADVLEDYRDRFRYLLVDEYQDTNSGQYEWLRLLAEPRRNVCCVGDDDQSIYSWRGAEVANILRFEKDFPGAKIIRLEQNYRSTSHILSAADGLIAHNAGRLGKSLWTDAGDGEKVRVIGVWDGPEEARRVGEEIESHQIRGGSLDDVAILVRAQFQTREFEERFIGIGLNYQIIGGFRFYERAEIRDAIAYLRLVTQPADDLAFERIVNTPKRGLGDKAIAAIHRHARATQQPLLIAAASIVGTDELTPQARRSLTNFVADIARWREMATTLSHPELARILLDESGYTAMLQADRSAESAGRLENLAELTRAMEEYETLQAFLEHVSLVMDNDEARQGDRVTIMTIHAAKGLEFDIVYLAGWEEGVFPSQRALDEGGLASLEEERRLAYVAITRARRRATIFHAANRRIYGQWTSSIPSRFLAELPKPHIEEETTMSGGESLWRAQWSERADPFAHLGPAQTMRASTRGPGWQRASRGNFNPEPQRIIEARASAVSLGNQGRTDLELGQRVFHGKFGYGIIAAIEGNKLEIDFEHAGRKKVLDSFVSAG